One Serpentinicella alkaliphila DNA segment encodes these proteins:
- the yiaK gene encoding 3-dehydro-L-gulonate 2-dehydrogenase gives MRIKFDDMLKEFKRVLVKKGMREEDAQVSAKLFAENSLDGVYSHGVNRFSRVIDYIEKGYIDINAKAKKIGGDGCFERWDGNLGIGNINAKICMDKAIELAKEYGVGVVAIRNTNHWLRGGAYGWQAADAGCVGICWTNTMPNMPAWGAKDSKIGNNPFVISIPRSNGEHVVFDGAMSQFSYGKINEYKIKGIQLPFPGGYDSTGNISTDPAEIEKTSRVLPIGFWKGSGLSIALDLVATILSGGNSTTDIGRMTEDEFGCSQVMIAIDPGKFNTPEITDIMINNVIDDIKASQPANEGVKISYPGERVISTRRENLEKGIPVIDSIWEEIKSM, from the coding sequence ATGAGAATCAAATTTGATGATATGCTTAAGGAATTTAAAAGAGTTTTGGTTAAAAAAGGCATGAGGGAAGAGGATGCCCAGGTTTCTGCTAAATTATTTGCTGAAAATAGTTTAGATGGAGTTTACTCTCATGGAGTTAATAGATTTTCAAGAGTCATTGATTACATCGAAAAAGGCTACATTGATATTAATGCAAAAGCTAAAAAAATAGGTGGAGATGGGTGTTTTGAGAGATGGGATGGAAATTTAGGCATTGGAAATATTAATGCTAAAATTTGCATGGATAAGGCAATAGAATTAGCAAAGGAATATGGCGTAGGTGTAGTTGCTATAAGAAACACAAATCATTGGTTGAGGGGTGGTGCTTATGGTTGGCAAGCTGCTGATGCTGGATGTGTAGGAATATGCTGGACTAATACTATGCCTAATATGCCAGCATGGGGTGCAAAGGATAGTAAAATTGGAAATAATCCATTTGTTATATCTATACCAAGAAGTAATGGAGAGCATGTTGTTTTTGATGGAGCCATGTCACAATTTTCTTATGGAAAAATTAATGAATATAAAATAAAGGGTATACAATTACCTTTTCCGGGGGGCTATGATTCAACTGGAAATATTTCAACTGACCCAGCAGAAATAGAAAAAACATCGAGGGTACTACCAATAGGATTTTGGAAAGGGTCGGGTTTATCCATAGCTCTTGACTTAGTTGCAACGATATTATCAGGAGGAAATTCTACAACTGATATAGGTCGAATGACTGAAGATGAATTTGGTTGTTCACAGGTTATGATAGCTATAGATCCTGGTAAATTTAATACACCGGAGATTACAGATATTATGATAAACAATGTTATAGATGATATAAAAGCATCACAACCTGCTAATGAAGGAGTTAAAATATCTTATCCTGGAGAAAGAGTAATATCTACTAGAAGAGAAAATTTAGAGAAGGGGATTCCCGTAATAGATTCCATATGGGAAGAAATAAAAAGCATGTAA
- a CDS encoding IS110 family RNA-guided transposase, translating into MSKIVHPICCGIDVHKKFLVAAIAITDKQNVTTYIKRRFSTFNSDLKNLEKWLHNHNCTEVCMESTGKYWIPIFNVLENSCHVVIANPKYVRAIKGKKTDDKDATWIADLFKFGLVPSSFIPPKEIRRLRELFRYRFKLTGHRASEKNRLQNALTVSNIALASVVSDSFGKSASAIVDYILSCDTFDPEHCKSLLQKKLKEKADEIIQSIIGYELSNDQSVKMKVCTKHYDYINECVDDLDKTISSMAEPYTDFINYAVTIPGISKNSATYIIAEIDTDMSVFKSSKHLCSWAGLTPQNNESAGKKKSVRISRAGVYLKPLLVQCANAAIKDKKNPYFKIKYDHIKKRRGHKRAIIAIARMILTCIYHMFLNKEAFNPSDTNYSDIPEGLYKKLKMQFIKNAIKLLEKEGCVITPPAASA; encoded by the coding sequence ATGTCGAAGATTGTCCACCCTATTTGTTGTGGCATTGACGTTCATAAAAAGTTTCTTGTAGCTGCAATAGCTATAACTGATAAGCAAAATGTCACTACATATATCAAACGTCGTTTTTCTACTTTCAATTCTGACCTCAAAAATCTTGAAAAATGGCTACATAATCATAACTGCACTGAAGTCTGTATGGAATCCACCGGTAAGTATTGGATTCCTATTTTTAATGTGCTAGAGAATTCTTGTCATGTTGTTATTGCTAATCCTAAATATGTTCGTGCTATTAAAGGCAAGAAAACCGATGACAAAGATGCCACTTGGATTGCTGACTTATTTAAATTCGGTTTAGTTCCTTCTAGCTTTATTCCTCCCAAAGAAATTCGTAGGCTTAGGGAGCTTTTTCGCTATCGCTTTAAATTAACTGGACATAGAGCAAGTGAAAAAAACAGACTACAAAATGCTCTTACTGTATCCAACATCGCTCTAGCTTCTGTTGTTAGTGACTCTTTTGGCAAATCTGCTTCTGCAATTGTGGACTATATTCTATCCTGTGATACCTTTGATCCTGAGCACTGTAAGTCTCTTTTGCAGAAAAAGTTAAAGGAAAAGGCCGATGAGATTATACAGTCAATTATCGGATATGAGCTTAGTAATGATCAATCAGTTAAAATGAAGGTTTGCACAAAGCATTATGATTACATTAACGAATGTGTTGATGATTTAGATAAAACTATTTCATCTATGGCAGAACCTTACACTGATTTCATTAATTATGCTGTCACTATCCCAGGTATTAGCAAAAATTCAGCAACTTATATTATTGCAGAAATCGACACTGATATGTCTGTTTTTAAGTCTTCCAAGCATTTATGCTCTTGGGCAGGTTTAACTCCCCAGAATAACGAAAGTGCTGGCAAGAAAAAATCAGTACGCATATCAAGAGCTGGAGTTTATCTCAAACCCCTTCTTGTTCAATGTGCAAATGCTGCGATAAAAGATAAAAAGAATCCCTATTTTAAAATTAAGTATGACCATATAAAGAAACGTCGTGGTCATAAACGAGCTATCATTGCCATTGCACGTATGATTCTTACTTGCATCTACCACATGTTTTTGAATAAAGAAGCTTTTAATCCATCAGATACAAATTACTCTGATATTCCAGAAGGCCTATATAAAAAACTTAAGATGCAGTTTATTAAAAATGCTATTAAATTATTAGAAAAAGAAGGCTGTGTAATTACCCCTCCAGCTGCATCGGCCTGA
- the uxaC gene encoding glucuronate isomerase, translated as MKKFMDENFLLSNDVAIELYHNYAKKMPIFDFHCHLSPKEIADNKKFRNITELWLGGDHYKWRALRANGVEEELITGSGDEYEKFKLWAKTVPYCIGNPLYHWSHLELRRFFNIDTIISEATAEEIWNKANELIKSDDFSAKNLIINSNVKALCTTDDPIDTLEHHRRIREDREFDVNVLPTLRPDKGINIQNDTFVPWVQSLSNISNIKIESYEDFLKALESRVQFFHEEGCRISDHGIDKVTFEQARDEEINSIFKKALKGEELTIAEINKYKTRTLIELAKMYSTRGWTMQLHIGAMRNVNSNMFNKLGPDTGYDSIADDNIAEPLAKLLNEIDYKYDLPKTILYNLSPKDNDVLVTLMASFQGGGIPGKMQFGSGWWFLDQKDGMTKQMISLANNGLLSRFVGMVTDSRSFISYPRHEYFRRILCNLIGTWVEEGEYPYDLKILGKIVQDICYGNALDYLGIEV; from the coding sequence ATGAAAAAGTTTATGGATGAAAATTTTTTACTTAGTAATGATGTAGCTATTGAGCTGTATCATAATTATGCTAAGAAAATGCCTATATTTGATTTTCACTGTCATTTAAGCCCCAAGGAAATAGCTGACAATAAAAAATTCAGAAATATAACTGAATTATGGTTAGGGGGAGACCACTATAAATGGAGAGCATTACGTGCAAATGGTGTGGAAGAAGAGTTAATAACAGGCAGTGGTGATGAATATGAAAAATTTAAGCTATGGGCTAAAACAGTTCCATACTGCATCGGAAACCCTCTATATCACTGGTCTCATCTAGAATTAAGAAGGTTTTTCAATATAGATACTATAATAAGTGAAGCTACTGCTGAAGAGATATGGAATAAGGCGAATGAATTGATAAAATCTGATGATTTTTCTGCGAAAAATTTAATTATAAATTCAAATGTAAAGGCCCTATGTACTACAGATGATCCTATTGATACACTAGAGCATCATAGAAGAATTCGGGAAGATAGGGAATTTGATGTTAATGTACTACCCACTTTAAGACCAGATAAAGGTATAAATATTCAAAATGATACTTTTGTGCCATGGGTACAGTCTTTATCCAATATAAGTAACATTAAAATTGAATCTTATGAAGATTTTCTAAAGGCTTTAGAAAGTAGAGTTCAATTTTTTCATGAAGAAGGATGCAGAATTTCAGACCATGGTATAGACAAAGTAACCTTTGAACAAGCAAGGGATGAAGAGATTAACAGTATTTTTAAGAAGGCATTAAAGGGAGAAGAATTAACAATAGCTGAAATAAATAAATACAAAACTAGAACACTGATTGAATTAGCCAAAATGTATAGCACAAGGGGATGGACTATGCAGTTACATATAGGTGCTATGAGAAATGTGAATAGCAACATGTTTAATAAGCTTGGTCCGGATACGGGATATGATTCCATTGCAGATGATAATATAGCGGAACCATTAGCAAAACTATTAAATGAAATAGATTACAAATACGATTTGCCTAAAACCATTCTATACAATCTAAGCCCTAAGGATAATGACGTATTGGTTACTTTGATGGCCTCTTTCCAAGGTGGTGGAATTCCAGGAAAGATGCAATTTGGCTCAGGTTGGTGGTTTCTAGACCAAAAGGATGGTATGACAAAGCAGATGATTTCCCTAGCAAACAATGGATTATTAAGTAGATTTGTAGGTATGGTTACAGATTCTAGGAGTTTTATCTCGTATCCAAGGCATGAATACTTTAGAAGAATATTATGTAATTTAATTGGTACTTGGGTAGAAGAAGGTGAATATCCATATGACCTGAAAATACTAGGGAAAATTGTTCAGGATATATGTTATGGTAATGCATTGGATTACTTAGGAATTGAGGTATAA
- a CDS encoding UxaA family hydrolase — translation MMKDYIRINEKDNTLIALKELKQGTVLIDSGKEIELLENIKPGHKIATVDIYQGENIIKYGYPIGHAVKNIEKGRWIHTHNIKTNLDGTLDYKYNPINMEVKRIGKTPEFNGYKRKNGDVGIRNELWIVPTVGCVNGTAEIIANRLKAENDLGQIDGIHVYKHNYGCSQLGDDFENTRTILLDLVKHPNAGGVLVLGLGCENNTIEDFIVELGEYDKERIKFLKTQAVGNEIEKGVNILKEILEVINEDSRENMPISELKVGLKCGGSDGFSGITANPLLGAFSDYLINHGGTTILTEVPEMFGAETILMDRAESESVFDNIVNLINDFKQYFIQHGQPIYENPSPGNKEGGISTLEDKSLGCTQKGGESKVVDVLRYGEIVKKKGLNLLNAPGNDLVASTALGASGCHIVLFTTGRGTPFGSFVPTVKVSSNSEIFKLKPHWIDFNAGVLLEDIPMETLLNNFIEYLIKVASGEYVNNEKNGIKEIAIYKTGVTL, via the coding sequence ATGATGAAGGATTATATAAGAATTAATGAGAAAGATAATACCTTAATAGCCTTAAAAGAGTTAAAGCAAGGTACAGTTTTAATTGACAGTGGAAAAGAAATTGAATTATTAGAAAATATAAAACCCGGTCATAAAATAGCTACAGTAGACATTTATCAAGGAGAAAATATTATCAAATATGGATATCCAATTGGGCATGCGGTAAAGAACATAGAAAAAGGACGATGGATACACACTCACAATATCAAAACGAATTTAGATGGTACATTAGATTATAAGTATAATCCAATTAATATGGAGGTTAAGAGGATCGGTAAAACCCCTGAATTTAACGGTTATAAACGAAAAAATGGTGATGTAGGTATTAGAAATGAGCTCTGGATAGTGCCAACTGTTGGATGTGTTAATGGTACTGCAGAGATAATAGCAAATAGATTGAAAGCAGAGAACGATCTAGGACAAATTGATGGAATTCATGTATATAAGCATAACTATGGGTGTTCACAGTTAGGAGATGACTTTGAAAATACTAGAACAATACTTTTGGATTTAGTTAAACATCCTAATGCTGGTGGAGTATTGGTCTTGGGATTGGGCTGTGAGAACAATACTATTGAGGATTTTATCGTTGAATTGGGTGAATATGACAAGGAAAGAATTAAGTTTTTGAAAACACAGGCTGTTGGTAATGAAATTGAAAAAGGTGTCAATATCCTCAAAGAAATTTTAGAAGTTATAAATGAAGATTCTAGGGAAAATATGCCCATATCTGAACTGAAAGTTGGATTAAAATGTGGGGGATCCGATGGATTTTCTGGTATAACTGCTAATCCACTTTTAGGAGCTTTTTCCGACTACCTAATTAATCATGGCGGTACAACGATATTAACTGAAGTACCTGAAATGTTTGGTGCAGAGACTATATTAATGGATAGAGCAGAATCTGAATCGGTTTTTGATAATATAGTTAATTTAATAAATGATTTTAAGCAATATTTCATTCAACATGGTCAGCCAATCTATGAAAACCCATCCCCAGGAAACAAAGAGGGGGGGATTTCAACCTTAGAGGATAAATCCCTCGGTTGCACTCAAAAGGGTGGAGAGTCCAAGGTTGTGGATGTACTAAGATATGGAGAAATAGTTAAAAAGAAGGGACTAAATCTATTAAATGCCCCTGGTAATGATTTGGTTGCATCTACAGCACTCGGGGCATCTGGATGTCATATAGTATTATTTACTACAGGAAGAGGAACACCTTTTGGAAGCTTTGTTCCCACTGTAAAAGTTTCATCTAATTCTGAAATCTTTAAGTTAAAGCCCCACTGGATAGACTTTAATGCTGGGGTATTATTAGAGGATATACCGATGGAGACATTGTTAAACAATTTCATAGAGTATCTAATAAAAGTTGCGAGTGGAGAATATGTAAATAACGAGAAAAACGGAATTAAGGAAATCGCAATTTATAAAACAGGAGTTACACTTTAA
- a CDS encoding tagaturonate reductase translates to MQLNKSIYKDYLEYPERILQFGEGNFLRAFVDWIVDKMNKELDFNTGVLVVGPLNNDKVYELNDQSGLYTLLIKGIENRKLINESTIINSITRAINTYRDYDEYLKAAESPEMRFIISNTTEAGIVYDNKDKLEDRPQNSFPGKLTAFLYHRYKSFNGDLSKGLIILPCELIDKNGEKLKDIIIKLSQQWKLESGFIDWINNANVFYNTLVDRIVPGYPTETADEIEKELGYRDKFLVEGEYFHLWVIEGPKELAKEFPAHKIGLNVLFVDDLTLYRTRKVRILNGLHTIMVPVSYLYNIDTVKDSINDEVIGGYIRSALYDEIVPTLDLPQDELNEFAAAVIDRFRNPYIKHFLISISLNSMSKFETRVLPSILEYNKRKGELPRKLLFSLAALIRFYKGERNGEKINLSDSPDYLQMFSKLWENCDGTDEYYKYMVEIVLGLEELWKMDLNKIDGLKVLVSRYLINIEKKGIEEAIREIL, encoded by the coding sequence GTGCAACTAAATAAATCCATTTATAAAGATTATTTAGAGTATCCTGAAAGGATATTACAATTTGGTGAAGGTAACTTCCTAAGGGCTTTTGTTGATTGGATAGTTGATAAAATGAATAAGGAGCTAGATTTTAATACTGGAGTATTAGTAGTGGGACCTTTGAATAATGATAAAGTATATGAACTTAATGACCAGAGTGGGTTGTATACACTCTTAATAAAAGGTATTGAAAACCGTAAATTAATCAATGAGAGTACTATAATAAATTCTATAACGAGAGCAATCAATACATATAGGGATTATGATGAGTATTTAAAAGCTGCTGAATCTCCCGAAATGAGATTTATTATATCTAACACAACTGAGGCTGGAATTGTTTATGATAATAAAGATAAATTAGAGGATAGACCCCAAAATTCATTTCCCGGTAAATTAACAGCTTTTTTATATCATAGGTATAAGTCATTTAATGGAGATTTATCAAAGGGTTTAATTATTCTGCCATGTGAGTTAATAGATAAAAACGGAGAAAAACTTAAGGATATTATAATTAAGCTATCACAGCAGTGGAAATTAGAGTCAGGATTTATTGACTGGATTAACAATGCAAATGTATTTTATAATACTTTGGTTGATAGAATAGTTCCAGGTTACCCAACGGAAACTGCTGATGAAATTGAGAAAGAGCTTGGATATCGTGATAAATTTTTAGTGGAGGGTGAGTATTTTCATCTATGGGTAATAGAGGGGCCTAAAGAACTAGCGAAGGAATTCCCCGCTCATAAAATTGGTTTAAATGTATTGTTTGTAGATGATTTGACTTTATATAGGACGAGAAAGGTAAGGATTTTGAACGGATTACATACTATTATGGTACCAGTTTCATATTTATATAATATTGATACTGTAAAAGATTCTATAAATGACGAAGTAATTGGAGGATATATTAGGTCTGCATTGTATGATGAAATAGTTCCTACCTTAGATTTGCCACAGGATGAACTTAATGAATTTGCAGCAGCAGTAATAGATAGATTTAGAAACCCTTATATTAAGCACTTTTTGATAAGTATATCATTAAATTCTATGAGTAAGTTTGAGACTAGGGTATTACCATCTATTCTAGAATACAATAAGCGAAAAGGGGAATTACCACGAAAGCTACTATTCTCCTTAGCAGCTTTGATACGTTTCTATAAAGGTGAGAGAAACGGAGAAAAAATAAATCTATCTGACTCTCCTGATTATCTTCAAATGTTCTCAAAGCTTTGGGAGAACTGTGATGGTACAGATGAATACTATAAATATATGGTAGAAATTGTTTTAGGCTTAGAGGAATTATGGAAAATGGACTTAAATAAGATAGATGGCTTAAAAGTCTTGGTAAGCAGATACTTAATAAATATAGAGAAAAAAGGAATTGAAGAAGCTATAAGGGAGATTTTATGA
- a CDS encoding IclR family transcriptional regulator — translation MKDVVQSVDRALTILELLSKHVDGLGVAEIGSRVNLHKSTVHRLLGTLIYKGFVVQDSDSNKYRISFKLFELGARRIAEADILAVSKPFTKALMESVNEVVHLVIRDTNDIVYIDKVEADNTIRMASTIGRRSSLYCTSVGKAMLAYMTDEEVETIWENTKIEKLTSNTITELEKLKEELQRIREKGFAEDDEENEIGVRCIGAAIFNSNGDVEGAISISGPSIRVTKDRVEVFALEIKKYAHLISTELGYRP, via the coding sequence GTGAAAGATGTTGTTCAGTCGGTAGATAGGGCACTTACAATTTTGGAATTACTTTCTAAGCACGTAGATGGACTTGGGGTTGCAGAGATAGGTAGTAGAGTAAATCTACACAAAAGCACGGTTCATAGATTGTTAGGAACACTAATATATAAAGGGTTTGTAGTACAAGACTCAGATAGCAATAAATATAGAATATCATTTAAATTATTTGAGCTAGGGGCTAGAAGGATAGCTGAAGCAGATATATTAGCAGTATCTAAGCCGTTTACTAAGGCTTTAATGGAGTCCGTAAATGAAGTTGTTCATTTAGTAATACGGGATACAAATGACATAGTTTATATTGATAAGGTAGAGGCGGACAATACTATCCGTATGGCTTCTACTATAGGCAGAAGGAGTTCTCTATATTGTACTTCAGTCGGAAAAGCAATGCTTGCATATATGACTGACGAGGAGGTAGAAACCATTTGGGAAAATACGAAAATTGAAAAACTGACTAGTAATACTATCACAGAGTTAGAAAAGCTAAAGGAAGAACTTCAAAGAATTCGAGAAAAGGGATTTGCTGAGGATGATGAAGAGAACGAGATAGGCGTTAGGTGTATTGGTGCTGCAATCTTTAATAGTAATGGTGATGTTGAAGGAGCAATTAGTATTTCAGGCCCATCTATAAGAGTCACGAAGGACAGGGTCGAAGTTTTTGCCCTAGAGATAAAAAAGTATGCCCACCTTATCTCGACGGAATTGGGATATAGACCATAA
- a CDS encoding bifunctional 2-keto-4-hydroxyglutarate aldolase/2-keto-3-deoxy-6-phosphogluconate aldolase has product MKRYEVVQRIEKVGVVAVVRAENTEKAKNIALACMKGGIDSIEITFTVPRAQNVIEDLSTEFGKELLVGAGTVLDSETARIAILAGANYIVSPAFDLETAKLCNRYQIPYMPGCMTIKEMIIAMEAGADVLKIFPGSVFGPDYIKAVKGPLPQALMMPTGGVSIDNVDKWIKNGCIAVGIGGNLTQGSSEEITRAAKEFVEKIKLARQ; this is encoded by the coding sequence TTGAAAAGATATGAAGTAGTACAAAGAATCGAGAAGGTAGGCGTTGTTGCGGTAGTAAGAGCTGAAAATACCGAAAAAGCTAAAAACATTGCCTTAGCTTGTATGAAAGGTGGCATTGACTCTATCGAAATTACATTTACCGTTCCAAGAGCACAAAATGTAATTGAGGATTTAAGTACTGAGTTTGGTAAAGAGCTATTAGTTGGAGCTGGCACAGTACTAGATAGTGAAACAGCTAGAATAGCCATCTTAGCTGGTGCAAACTATATCGTCAGTCCAGCATTTGATCTTGAAACTGCAAAATTATGCAATAGATATCAAATTCCCTATATGCCCGGATGTATGACAATAAAAGAAATGATAATTGCTATGGAGGCAGGAGCAGATGTTTTAAAGATATTCCCAGGTAGTGTATTTGGACCAGATTATATAAAGGCAGTTAAAGGTCCTCTACCCCAAGCTCTTATGATGCCAACAGGTGGAGTTAGCATTGATAATGTAGATAAGTGGATAAAAAATGGTTGTATAGCAGTTGGTATTGGCGGGAACTTAACCCAAGGCTCGAGTGAGGAAATAACTAGAGCTGCCAAGGAATTCGTCGAGAAGATTAAATTAGCTAGACAATAA
- a CDS encoding sugar kinase encodes MKKIVTLGEIMLRLSTPGFERFVQAESFDVVYGGGEANVAVSLANYGYNTYFVSKLPNNEIGQAAINHLRRFGVNTKYIARGGERVGIYYLESGASMRPSKVIYDRDHSSISEADVNDFDFDEIFKDADWFHFTGITPALSEKAIVLTEEALKSAKRHNVTVSVDLNYRKKLWTPERANEVMSNLMQYVDVCIGNEEDAEKVLGFKPGKTDVTSGDLELAGYKNIFEQMKEKFGFKYVISSLRESHSASDNGWSACAYDGSEFYHSRKYEIRIVDRVGGGDSFAAGVIHGLLDGRNFKDALEFGVAASALKHTILGDFNMVTVEEVETLLKGDASGRVQR; translated from the coding sequence ATGAAAAAGATTGTAACTTTGGGAGAAATAATGCTTAGGCTTTCAACTCCTGGATTCGAAAGATTTGTCCAGGCTGAATCATTTGATGTCGTATATGGTGGTGGAGAAGCGAATGTTGCCGTTTCATTAGCTAATTACGGATATAATACATATTTTGTATCAAAATTACCGAATAATGAAATAGGTCAGGCAGCTATTAATCATTTAAGAAGATTTGGTGTCAACACTAAATATATTGCAAGAGGTGGAGAAAGAGTTGGGATTTACTACTTAGAGTCCGGTGCCTCCATGAGACCATCAAAGGTTATATATGATAGAGATCACTCCTCTATTTCAGAAGCAGATGTAAATGATTTTGACTTTGATGAAATATTTAAAGATGCAGACTGGTTCCACTTCACAGGAATTACACCTGCCTTAAGTGAAAAGGCTATAGTTTTAACTGAGGAGGCTCTAAAATCCGCTAAAAGACATAATGTCACGGTTTCAGTTGACTTAAACTACAGAAAGAAACTTTGGACTCCTGAAAGAGCTAATGAAGTAATGTCAAACTTAATGCAATATGTTGATGTTTGCATCGGTAACGAAGAAGATGCAGAAAAAGTATTAGGATTTAAACCTGGTAAAACCGATGTTACATCTGGTGACTTAGAGCTTGCAGGATACAAGAATATATTTGAACAAATGAAAGAAAAATTTGGCTTCAAATACGTAATTAGCTCCTTAAGAGAATCTCATTCTGCATCTGACAATGGATGGTCAGCATGTGCTTATGATGGAAGTGAATTCTATCATTCAAGAAAATATGAAATAAGAATTGTAGATAGAGTCGGTGGTGGGGATTCCTTCGCAGCCGGAGTAATTCATGGATTGCTCGATGGTAGAAACTTTAAGGATGCATTAGAGTTTGGTGTGGCAGCCTCTGCCCTCAAACATACTATTCTTGGAGACTTTAATATGGTAACAGTAGAAGAAGTGGAAACATTACTTAAAGGTGATGCTTCAGGTAGAGTGCAAAGATAG
- a CDS encoding MFS transporter has translation MFKIGELKDMKEQWFYKELNKDERYILKCCFFVFAVNGLYSMILGSLLPLISTEYNLNNTISGGLISAHQTGNLISAFIAGVLPLYLGRKKSVIFLCSFVVLGFSIMILTGNPMLLLLGFLFTGLSRGSISNFNNTLVNEVSNSSHVALNVLHSVFAVGALVSPFLVILSTNLYGELGWKITAGLIIILAIISMVLFSKMKIDNTKKTEKVNVSYDFLKNRDFCISAGILFFYLCAEATINGWMVKYFIDSRIMTIEYAQMLASLLWLVILCGRLTCAFLGVRISKKILLLTTSCGTAIFYILLLSTNSISVITIAIMGLGFSMAGIYPTTVSTVGNVTKDYPMAMGVLLMVGGIGAIIMPIITGALSDSFGIFAGMGAIVAAIILMIVCVVLNVSSSYIHVESEAK, from the coding sequence ATGTTCAAGATAGGAGAATTAAAAGATATGAAAGAACAATGGTTTTATAAAGAACTTAACAAAGATGAGAGATATATTTTGAAGTGTTGTTTTTTCGTTTTTGCAGTAAATGGTTTATATTCTATGATTCTAGGTTCTTTGTTACCTCTAATCAGCACTGAATATAATTTAAATAATACGATAAGCGGAGGACTGATTTCAGCTCACCAAACAGGTAATTTAATTTCTGCATTTATTGCAGGGGTATTACCTTTATATTTAGGAAGAAAAAAATCAGTTATATTTTTATGTAGTTTTGTTGTTTTAGGATTTTCAATTATGATTTTAACAGGTAATCCAATGCTATTGTTATTAGGTTTTTTATTTACTGGATTAAGTCGTGGAAGTATTTCGAATTTTAATAATACGTTGGTTAATGAGGTTTCTAACAGTAGTCACGTAGCTCTTAATGTTTTACATAGTGTTTTCGCTGTAGGCGCTTTGGTTTCTCCATTTTTAGTTATTCTATCTACTAATCTTTATGGAGAGTTAGGCTGGAAAATAACTGCGGGTCTGATTATTATTCTAGCTATTATTTCAATGGTTCTTTTTTCTAAGATGAAAATTGATAACACAAAAAAGACGGAGAAGGTAAATGTGTCTTACGATTTTTTGAAGAATAGGGATTTTTGTATTAGTGCGGGTATTTTGTTTTTCTATTTATGTGCTGAAGCTACAATCAATGGATGGATGGTTAAATATTTTATTGATTCAAGAATTATGACCATTGAATATGCCCAAATGCTTGCTTCACTCTTATGGTTAGTTATTCTTTGTGGTAGATTAACCTGTGCCTTTTTAGGAGTAAGAATATCGAAGAAAATTCTTTTGTTAACAACTAGTTGTGGTACTGCTATTTTTTATATACTATTACTTTCTACAAATAGCATAAGTGTAATTACTATTGCAATCATGGGATTAGGTTTCTCTATGGCAGGTATTTATCCTACAACAGTTTCAACTGTTGGGAATGTTACTAAAGATTATCCTATGGCTATGGGTGTCTTGCTAATGGTTGGAGGTATTGGGGCTATTATTATGCCAATTATAACAGGTGCACTATCTGATTCTTTTGGTATTTTTGCTGGTATGGGTGCTATTGTAGCAGCTATTATTTTAATGATAGTATGTGTAGTTTTAAACGTTTCGAGTTCATATATACATGTCGAAAGTGAAGCGAAATAA
- a CDS encoding cupin domain-containing protein — protein sequence MNKPFVFSEECDFEIVSEGIRRKILAYGEELMAVEVHFNKDAIGTIHSHPHTQLTYVLEGEFEFEINGIKQTVKKGDTLYKMSNQVHGCLCTKNGILLDIFTPYREDFIIKND from the coding sequence ATGAATAAGCCTTTTGTTTTTTCCGAAGAATGTGATTTTGAAATAGTTTCAGAAGGTATAAGAAGAAAAATACTAGCATACGGGGAAGAGTTAATGGCTGTTGAAGTACACTTTAATAAAGATGCTATTGGAACTATACATAGTCATCCTCATACACAACTTACCTATGTTTTGGAAGGGGAGTTTGAATTTGAAATTAACGGAATTAAACAAACCGTAAAGAAGGGTGATACTCTATATAAAATGTCTAATCAAGTACATGGATGTCTATGCACTAAAAATGGTATTCTTCTAGATATATTTACACCATATAGGGAGGATTTTATAATAAAAAATGATTAA